The proteins below are encoded in one region of Flavobacterium sp. IMCC34852:
- a CDS encoding FixH family protein, with protein sequence MKMNWGKGIVIAIALFMSFILYFVFKVQSDSQYDNEMVTEQYYKKEKLVQGNIESIQNANNLVEKVAITKTVNGVVVNFPKEFDYSKIKGKVSLYRPSNQKLDFEIPISLSASDLLIPKNNLVGGLWGITVAWEYEGKTYLNKEEIYF encoded by the coding sequence ATGAAAATGAATTGGGGAAAAGGAATTGTTATAGCGATTGCGCTGTTCATGAGCTTCATTTTATACTTTGTGTTCAAAGTACAATCTGATAGTCAATACGATAACGAAATGGTTACCGAGCAATATTACAAAAAAGAAAAACTGGTTCAAGGCAACATTGAAAGCATCCAAAATGCTAATAATCTTGTCGAGAAAGTTGCCATTACCAAAACAGTTAATGGAGTAGTGGTGAATTTCCCAAAAGAATTCGATTACTCAAAGATAAAAGGAAAAGTATCCCTGTATAGACCGTCCAACCAAAAGCTGGATTTTGAAATCCCTATTTCATTATCAGCTTCCGATTTGCTCATACCTAAAAACAATCTGGTTGGCGGTCTTTGGGGTATTACTGTGGCTTGGGAATACGAAGGTAAAACCTATTTGAACAAAGAAGAAATTTATTTCTAA
- a CDS encoding CcoQ/FixQ family Cbb3-type cytochrome c oxidase assembly chaperone, producing MLKYVKHNLETITGVEIYPIISLTIFFTAFVLFTVWAMTYSKETIKRVSSLPLED from the coding sequence ATGTTAAAATATGTCAAACACAATTTAGAGACGATTACAGGGGTAGAAATTTACCCTATCATTTCACTAACGATTTTCTTTACGGCTTTTGTCTTGTTCACCGTTTGGGCCATGACCTACAGCAAAGAAACCATCAAAAGAGTAAGCAGCCTTCCGTTAGAAGACTAA
- the ccoG gene encoding cytochrome c oxidase accessory protein CcoG — MATHNPDESFRDSIATIDEKGKRAFIYPKKPSGPFFDKRKILSYFLLAFLLSAPFVKINGNQFLLFNVVDRRFNIFSFPFWPQDFHLFVISMIIGVVGLALFTVAFGRIFCGWFCPQTIFMEMVFRRIEFWIDGDRAQQMRLAKQAWDAEKIRKRVTKWMVFFIISFIIANVFLSYLIGSDELIQFIKEGPAQNTSTLVALLIFTAVFYFIYAWFREQVCIIACPYGRMQGVLLDNKTINVAYDHVRGEGETGRAKFNKNEDRKALGKGDCIDCKVCVHVCPTGIDIRNGTQLECINCTACIDECDSIMEKVGLPKGLIRYASEDEIVKKEPFKLTNRMKGYIAVLAILIGVFIGMLFLRNDVEATVLHTPGQLFQRDGDKISNIYNYDIINKTEKEFEHVTFKLIEPKGEIKLVGSPFAKVQKQGISKGTFFVKILESELKDEKVELKIEVYNNNKLIETATTNFVGPRSFN, encoded by the coding sequence ATGGCAACACACAATCCTGATGAAAGTTTTAGAGATAGTATCGCTACTATTGATGAGAAAGGGAAAAGAGCATTCATTTATCCTAAAAAACCTTCGGGTCCTTTTTTTGATAAGCGAAAAATACTCAGCTATTTTCTGTTGGCCTTTTTGTTATCAGCGCCGTTTGTTAAAATCAATGGCAATCAGTTCTTACTTTTTAATGTAGTCGACAGAAGATTCAATATTTTCAGCTTTCCGTTCTGGCCTCAAGATTTTCACCTTTTCGTTATCTCTATGATTATTGGAGTAGTGGGATTGGCGTTGTTTACCGTGGCATTCGGACGTATTTTCTGTGGTTGGTTTTGTCCGCAAACTATTTTTATGGAAATGGTTTTCCGTCGAATAGAGTTTTGGATTGATGGTGACAGAGCTCAGCAAATGCGATTAGCAAAACAAGCTTGGGATGCCGAAAAAATAAGAAAGCGTGTAACCAAATGGATGGTGTTTTTCATCATCTCATTTATCATTGCCAATGTTTTCTTGTCTTATTTAATCGGAAGTGATGAACTGATACAATTCATTAAAGAAGGTCCGGCTCAAAATACCAGCACATTAGTAGCCTTGTTAATTTTTACCGCCGTTTTTTACTTCATTTATGCCTGGTTCAGAGAGCAAGTTTGTATCATCGCTTGTCCTTACGGTAGAATGCAAGGCGTTTTATTGGATAACAAAACTATCAATGTCGCCTATGACCATGTTCGTGGCGAAGGCGAAACCGGTAGAGCCAAATTCAATAAAAACGAAGACCGAAAAGCTTTAGGTAAAGGAGATTGTATCGATTGTAAAGTCTGCGTGCATGTTTGCCCAACCGGAATCGACATTAGAAACGGAACACAATTAGAGTGCATCAATTGTACGGCATGTATCGATGAATGCGATTCGATTATGGAGAAAGTCGGTTTGCCGAAAGGTTTGATTCGATATGCCAGTGAAGACGAAATCGTAAAGAAAGAACCGTTCAAGTTAACCAACAGAATGAAAGGTTATATAGCAGTTTTAGCGATTTTGATTGGTGTTTTTATCGGAATGTTATTCCTTAGAAATGATGTAGAAGCGACTGTCTTACACACGCCGGGACAACTGTTTCAACGTGATGGGGATAAAATAAGCAACATTTACAATTATGATATCATCAATAAAACTGAGAAAGAATTTGAACACGTTACTTTCAAATTAATTGAACCTAAGGGTGAAATTAAACTTGTAGGCAGTCCGTTTGCCAAAGTACAGAAACAAGGCATTAGCAAAGGAACTTTCTTCGTCAAAATCTTGGAAAGCGAATTAAAAGATGAGAAAGTAGAACTTAAAATTGAAGTCTACAACAATAATAAATTAATAGAAACAGCAACCACCAATTTTGTTGGTCCGAGAAGTTTCAACTAA
- a CDS encoding sulfite exporter TauE/SafE family protein — protein sequence MLYTALIFGLVSSLHCIGMCGPIAMMLPVDRNNPTKKALQILLYHAGRLTSYATLGLLFGLLGKGLYLAGMQQRFSIVLGILMILIGIIPERVLIKYNFSKPIYRLISKVKSSLGNQFKRKTADAFFTIGVFNGFLPCGLVYAALFGAIAMQNVTLGVTYMLLYGLGTIPLMSAVVYVSSILSMPFRNKLQKMVPLITVIIGLLFVLRGMGLDIAYVSPSNMNLFVQAEANCH from the coding sequence ATGCTTTACACCGCGCTCATCTTCGGCTTAGTATCAAGTTTGCACTGCATCGGCATGTGCGGACCGATAGCGATGATGTTGCCGGTTGATCGAAATAATCCAACCAAAAAAGCATTGCAAATTCTATTATACCACGCCGGAAGATTGACTTCCTACGCGACTTTGGGTTTGCTGTTCGGATTGCTGGGCAAAGGGTTGTATCTCGCCGGTATGCAGCAGCGATTTTCAATTGTTTTGGGGATTTTAATGATTTTGATAGGGATAATTCCGGAAAGAGTCTTAATTAAGTACAACTTTTCAAAACCGATTTATCGCTTAATTTCAAAAGTAAAAAGCAGTTTAGGAAACCAATTCAAACGCAAAACAGCTGATGCTTTTTTTACTATAGGCGTGTTTAATGGTTTTTTACCCTGCGGATTGGTATATGCTGCACTCTTTGGTGCTATTGCCATGCAAAATGTTACTTTGGGCGTAACTTATATGTTGCTTTACGGTTTAGGAACCATTCCCCTAATGAGTGCGGTGGTTTATGTAAGTAGCATTTTATCGATGCCTTTCAGAAATAAACTGCAAAAAATGGTACCTTTAATAACCGTTATCATCGGGCTGTTATTTGTTCTCAGAGGCATGGGTTTAGACATTGCTTATGTGTCACCAAGTAAC
- a CDS encoding cbb3-type cytochrome c oxidase N-terminal domain-containing protein, whose product MKKLFPSYVRVPLIFAFVFGALEYFIDSGDRPAFIKFPMVALFLVVFLFLLVAIEIVVSAVDRVTYHMLTDEQRKQLEEAQSVSFADSKWVQNLMKKMTRSKSIEQEADVMLDHDYDGIKELDNVLPPWWVNLFYATIIFGVIYLVRFHVMDEYTQAQEYDQEVAAANIEIEKNKLNSPKEEITFDKVTLLTDAESLAKGKEIYTNACAACHKADGGGIVGPNLTDDHWINGGGIKNVFKLIAEGSKNNPTMVGWAKTLGTKEVQKVASYVLSLQGTKPAGAKAAEGEKWVEEAAPSTDAATVTDSTKVAVK is encoded by the coding sequence ATGAAAAAATTATTTCCATCATACGTAAGAGTTCCGTTGATTTTCGCCTTTGTTTTTGGCGCCTTGGAATATTTTATAGACTCAGGCGACCGTCCGGCTTTTATCAAGTTTCCTATGGTAGCCTTGTTTTTAGTAGTCTTCTTATTCTTGTTGGTAGCCATAGAAATTGTGGTTAGCGCAGTTGACAGAGTGACTTACCACATGTTGACCGATGAGCAACGTAAACAATTAGAAGAAGCGCAATCTGTTTCTTTTGCAGATAGTAAATGGGTTCAGAACCTGATGAAGAAAATGACCCGTTCCAAATCTATAGAGCAAGAAGCGGATGTGATGTTAGACCACGATTACGACGGGATCAAAGAATTAGACAATGTCTTGCCACCTTGGTGGGTGAATTTGTTCTATGCTACGATTATTTTCGGGGTGATTTATTTGGTCAGATTCCATGTTATGGATGAGTATACCCAAGCCCAAGAATACGATCAGGAAGTGGCAGCCGCCAATATTGAAATCGAAAAAAACAAATTGAATTCGCCTAAAGAAGAAATTACTTTTGATAAGGTAACATTGTTAACCGATGCCGAAAGTTTGGCCAAGGGAAAAGAAATTTACACCAATGCCTGCGCCGCTTGTCACAAAGCTGATGGTGGTGGAATAGTGGGACCAAATTTAACCGATGACCATTGGATTAACGGTGGTGGCATCAAAAACGTCTTTAAGTTGATTGCCGAAGGAAGTAAAAACAACCCAACGATGGTAGGTTGGGCCAAAACATTAGGTACTAAAGAAGTACAAAAAGTAGCCAGTTATGTGTTAAGTTTACAAGGCACAAAACCTGCCGGAGCTAAAGCAGCAGAAGGAGAAAAATGGGTGGAAGAAGCAGCTCCGAGTACTGATGCTGCTACAGTAACCGATAGCACTAAAGTAGCTGTAAAATAA